The Blattabacterium cuenoti genome includes a region encoding these proteins:
- the queA gene encoding tRNA preQ1(34) S-adenosylmethionine ribosyltransferase-isomerase QueA, which translates to MRTSDFDFGYPLNLLAKYPSQERDESKLMVIHRKNKKIEHKFFKDLYQYFEEGDSLILNNTKVFPARLFGNKEKTEAKIEVFLLRELDSKDRTWDVLVDPARKVRVGNKLNFGYGLTGEVIDNTTSRGRILQLHFNGTHEEIIKKIKELGKTPLPKYIDRQPEKNDEERYQTVYAKKEGSVAAPTAGLHFSKHLLKKLEIKGVNLVEITLHLGLGSFLPVEVEDISKHKMDSEKCFINEETCNVINHTIQKKKRVCAVGTSSMRAIESSVSSNKNLNPFSGWTNKFIFPPYNFSIANSMITNFHMPKSTLLMMTAAFSGFDLIMKAYQIAIQEKYRFYSYGDAMLIL; encoded by the coding sequence ATGAGAACCTCAGATTTTGATTTTGGATATCCTTTGAATCTTCTTGCAAAATACCCTTCTCAAGAAAGAGATGAATCCAAATTAATGGTTATTCACAGAAAAAACAAAAAAATAGAACATAAATTTTTTAAAGATTTGTATCAGTATTTTGAAGAAGGAGATTCTCTTATTCTTAATAATACTAAAGTTTTTCCTGCAAGATTATTTGGAAATAAAGAAAAAACAGAGGCTAAAATAGAAGTTTTTTTACTTAGAGAATTAGATTCCAAAGATAGAACTTGGGACGTTTTGGTCGATCCTGCAAGAAAGGTAAGAGTGGGAAATAAATTAAATTTTGGATATGGACTAACAGGAGAAGTTATAGATAATACAACTTCCAGAGGAAGGATTTTACAACTTCATTTTAACGGAACTCATGAGGAGATTATAAAAAAAATAAAAGAATTAGGAAAAACTCCTCTTCCAAAATATATTGATAGACAACCAGAAAAAAATGATGAAGAACGTTATCAAACTGTATATGCAAAAAAAGAAGGTTCTGTAGCTGCCCCTACAGCAGGATTACATTTTTCCAAACATTTATTAAAAAAATTAGAAATAAAAGGAGTAAATTTAGTAGAAATAACTCTCCATTTAGGATTGGGAAGTTTTCTACCTGTGGAAGTAGAAGACATATCAAAACACAAAATGGACTCTGAAAAATGTTTTATAAACGAGGAAACATGTAACGTTATAAATCATACTATACAAAAAAAAAAACGAGTTTGTGCTGTGGGAACTTCTTCTATGCGAGCTATAGAAAGTTCTGTTTCTTCTAATAAAAATCTAAATCCTTTTTCTGGATGGACTAATAAATTTATTTTTCCTCCTTATAATTTTAGTATAGCTAATTCTATGATTACAAATTTTCATATGCCGAAATCTACATTACTTATGATGACAGCTGCTTTTTCAGGATTTGATTTGATAATGAAAGCATATCAAATAGCAATTCAAGAAAAATATAGATTCTATTCTTATGGAGACGCTATGTTAATTTTATAG
- a CDS encoding polyprenyl synthetase family protein: protein MKIVLEKIKDPIKKEIKEFEKQFFNILKSNVTIIEQITHYIIHRKGKLIRPIFVFLIAKMLGTIRKKTYHTACLIELIHTATLVHDDVIDNSSLRRGSFSINAIWKNKIAVLIGDYFLSKSLLLATENNYYDLLKIICKTIKDMSEGELLQIEKSKNLNITEEIYNQIIYHKTASLISASCECGALSVNADKKTALKMREFGIFTGIAFQIKDDLFDYEEKSNNFTGKPIGIDLREKKITLPLIYTIKKASKEDQKCILNSIKNYDENKRHKIIYYVKKYGGLEYATQKMIKFRNEALKILEIYPEGTIKESLKIMVNFIIERNQ from the coding sequence ATGAAAATAGTTCTGGAAAAAATAAAAGATCCTATAAAAAAAGAAATAAAAGAATTCGAAAAACAATTTTTCAACATACTCAAAAGCAATGTAACTATCATAGAACAAATAACTCATTATATTATTCATAGAAAAGGAAAACTAATTCGCCCCATATTTGTTTTCTTAATAGCTAAAATGTTGGGAACAATACGAAAAAAAACATATCATACTGCTTGTTTAATAGAATTAATACACACTGCTACACTTGTTCATGATGATGTCATAGATAATAGTTCTCTTCGTCGTGGTTCTTTTTCTATTAATGCTATATGGAAAAATAAAATAGCTGTTTTAATAGGAGATTACTTTCTTTCTAAAAGTCTTTTGTTAGCAACAGAAAACAATTATTATGATCTTCTTAAAATAATTTGTAAGACTATTAAGGATATGAGTGAAGGAGAACTATTACAAATAGAAAAATCTAAAAATTTAAATATTACCGAAGAAATTTACAATCAAATTATTTATCACAAAACAGCAAGTCTAATATCTGCTTCTTGTGAATGTGGAGCACTTTCAGTAAATGCAGATAAAAAAACAGCATTGAAAATGAGAGAATTTGGGATCTTTACCGGAATCGCTTTTCAAATAAAAGATGATTTATTTGACTATGAAGAAAAAAGTAATAATTTTACAGGAAAACCTATAGGAATTGATTTAAGAGAAAAAAAAATAACACTTCCACTTATTTACACTATCAAAAAAGCTTCTAAAGAAGATCAAAAATGTATATTAAATTCCATAAAAAATTATGACGAAAATAAAAGACACAAAATAATTTATTACGTCAAAAAATATGGAGGATTAGAATATGCTACTCAAAAAATGATAAAATTCCGTAACGAAGCTCTAAAAATTTTAGAAATTTATCCAGAAGGAACCATTAAAGAATCATTGAAAATAATGGTTAATTTTATTATTGAAAGAAATCAATAA
- a CDS encoding toprim domain-containing protein yields MKENLVIVESPTKAHTIQMFLGENYHVVSSYGHLIDLPEKEIGIQIKENFKPNYVFLYKKKK; encoded by the coding sequence ATGAAAGAAAACTTAGTTATTGTAGAATCTCCAACTAAAGCTCATACCATACAAATGTTCTTGGGAGAAAATTATCATGTAGTATCTAGTTATGGACATCTTATAGATCTTCCAGAAAAGGAAATAGGAATTCAAATAAAAGAGAATTTTAAACCTAATTACGTTTTTTTATATAAAAAAAAAAAGTAG
- a CDS encoding type IA DNA topoisomerase, giving the protein MWLASDEDREGEAIAYQIYKIFNIPDKKYRRIVFHEITKKAIFHAIENPRSINYNLVYAQQARRILDRIVGFQLSPILWKKVKKGLSAGRVQSAAVKLIVEREQKIQNSIPIPTYQIYGVFTNVKNIVFNAKLEKKIENKKQIINMMTSCINSSFLIKKIILKNERKCPPAPFTTSSLQQESYKRLNFSISKTMFLAQKLYEKGFITYIRTDSTNLSNNILSEIKNFILSSYGEKYLSIKEFSKKKKFSQEAHESIHPTIINYDNEKNYLENLDVFQKRLYKLIWERTIMGQMSDSIIEKKDFYIQSSHLKHFFICTKKTILFDGFMKMINQDKKEKSNILEIEQGSSLQRKEIIAKQIVSTSLYRYNEASLVKNLEKLGIGRPSTYVPIISTIQKRNYVNIQKILKKIETRKSFLLKENSIIENDEEITEIEKNKFIPTEIGILTTNFLKKNFDNIVDYDFTANLEKNFDDIAQGRKSWIDILKNFYDGFHKKIQYVKKYVDKIHKERFLGIDPKSNRKVFARIAKFGPVVQMGEFKDKDKPKFSPLLNNQKISLISLSEALKILELPKFLGFFEEEEVLLKINKYNIYIKHKKKSIPIEEKTFFNSLNLELEQAIKIIIENRKFN; this is encoded by the coding sequence ATTTGGCTCGCTTCAGATGAAGATCGTGAAGGAGAAGCTATTGCTTATCAAATTTATAAAATATTTAATATTCCTGATAAAAAGTACAGAAGAATAGTTTTTCACGAAATTACGAAAAAAGCAATTTTTCATGCTATAGAAAATCCCAGATCTATTAACTATAATTTAGTTTATGCTCAACAAGCAAGAAGGATTTTAGATAGAATAGTGGGATTTCAATTATCCCCTATCTTATGGAAAAAAGTAAAAAAAGGGCTTTCAGCAGGTAGAGTTCAATCTGCAGCTGTCAAACTTATAGTAGAGCGAGAACAAAAAATTCAAAATTCCATTCCCATACCTACTTATCAAATATATGGAGTTTTTACAAACGTAAAAAATATAGTTTTTAATGCAAAATTAGAGAAGAAAATTGAAAATAAAAAACAAATAATAAACATGATGACATCATGTATCAATAGCTCTTTTCTAATAAAAAAAATTATTCTCAAAAATGAGAGAAAGTGTCCTCCTGCTCCATTTACAACTTCTTCTTTACAACAAGAATCTTATAAAAGATTAAATTTTTCTATATCAAAAACTATGTTTTTAGCACAAAAATTGTATGAAAAAGGATTTATTACGTATATCCGTACAGATAGTACAAATTTATCAAATAATATTTTATCAGAAATAAAAAATTTCATACTTTCCTCATATGGAGAAAAGTATTTATCCATAAAAGAATTCTCCAAAAAGAAAAAATTTTCTCAAGAAGCTCACGAATCTATTCATCCTACTATTATCAACTATGATAATGAAAAAAATTATCTAGAAAACCTAGATGTCTTCCAAAAACGTCTTTATAAACTTATATGGGAACGTACCATCATGGGGCAAATGAGTGATTCTATTATTGAAAAGAAAGATTTTTATATTCAATCTTCTCATTTAAAACATTTTTTTATTTGTACAAAAAAAACTATTTTGTTTGATGGATTTATGAAAATGATAAATCAAGATAAAAAAGAAAAATCTAATATTTTAGAAATTGAACAAGGTTCTTCTTTACAGAGAAAGGAAATTATAGCAAAACAAATTGTTTCAACTTCTCTGTACAGATATAATGAAGCCTCTTTAGTGAAAAATTTAGAAAAACTAGGAATAGGAAGACCTTCCACTTATGTTCCTATTATATCTACAATTCAGAAAAGAAATTATGTAAACATACAAAAAATTCTGAAAAAAATAGAAACACGTAAAAGTTTCCTTTTAAAAGAGAATTCTATCATTGAAAATGATGAAGAAATCACTGAAATAGAAAAAAATAAATTTATCCCTACAGAAATAGGTATTTTAACCACTAATTTTTTGAAAAAAAACTTTGATAATATAGTAGATTATGATTTTACAGCAAATTTAGAAAAAAACTTTGATGATATAGCACAAGGAAGAAAATCTTGGATTGATATTCTTAAAAATTTTTACGATGGATTCCATAAAAAAATACAATATGTAAAAAAGTATGTGGATAAAATTCATAAAGAACGTTTTCTTGGAATAGATCCTAAATCAAATAGGAAAGTTTTTGCAAGAATAGCTAAATTTGGACCAGTTGTTCAAATGGGAGAATTTAAAGATAAAGATAAACCTAAATTTTCTCCTTTATTAAATAACCAAAAAATAAGTTTGATTTCACTTTCAGAGGCTTTAAAAATTCTTGAATTACCTAAATTTTTGGGTTTTTTTGAAGAAGAAGAGGTTTTATTGAAAATAAATAAATACAACATTTATATTAAACATAAAAAAAAATCTATTCCAATTGAAGAAAAAACATTTTTTAATTCATTAAATCTAGAATTAGAACAAGCTATTAAAATTATAATTGAAAACAGAAAATTTAATTGA
- the rsmI gene encoding 16S rRNA (cytidine(1402)-2'-O)-methyltransferase, which yields MLYIVPTPIGNLEDFTFRGLRILKEVDVILVENYKVSKKLFDFYNIKNQINKYHIRNEHKIIPHLVKEIKKGKKLALISNAGTPSISDPGFLLIKSCIKASISVECLPGPTALIPALVNSGLSINEFTFIGFLPKKKRKIKLEYLSKENRTIVLYESPHRLLRTLNDIKYFFGLKRNIVVCKEISKFFQDILRGNIEKMILHYENVKKILGEYTIIIEKNC from the coding sequence ATGTTATATATAGTTCCTACTCCTATAGGAAATTTAGAAGATTTTACTTTCAGAGGATTACGAATCTTGAAAGAAGTGGATGTTATTTTAGTAGAAAATTATAAAGTTTCCAAAAAATTGTTTGATTTCTATAATATTAAAAATCAAATAAATAAATATCATATTCGAAATGAACATAAAATAATTCCTCATCTTGTAAAGGAAATTAAGAAAGGAAAAAAATTAGCATTAATATCCAATGCAGGAACTCCAAGCATATCCGATCCAGGTTTTTTATTAATCAAATCTTGTATAAAAGCTTCTATTTCTGTAGAATGTTTACCTGGACCTACAGCTTTAATTCCAGCGTTAGTTAATTCAGGACTATCTATTAATGAATTCACTTTTATTGGTTTTTTACCTAAGAAAAAAAGAAAAATTAAATTAGAATATCTTTCTAAAGAAAATAGAACTATTGTACTTTATGAATCTCCTCATAGACTGTTACGAACATTGAATGATATAAAATATTTTTTCGGATTAAAAAGAAATATTGTGGTATGCAAAGAAATTTCCAAATTTTTTCAAGATATATTAAGAGGAAATATAGAAAAAATGATTTTACATTATGAAAATGTAAAAAAAATATTAGGAGAATACACTATTATCATTGAAAAAAATTGCTAA
- a CDS encoding aspartate-semialdehyde dehydrogenase, giving the protein MKLGIVGVTGLVGRVMVDVLEKTNFPIKKLYFSASEKSIGKEFFFKKRTYKIISLHDLFLKKPNIVLFSAGSSISREWAPRFEKVGSKIIDNSSAWRMDPEKKLIVPEINASSLEKKDNIIANPNCSTIQLVMVLFPLHIEYKIQRVVISTYQSVTGTGKKALNQLNQEKEGASNIHKIYPYSIYQNVLPHCDSFTENNYTIEEMKLIKETKKIINDQNIAITATAVRVPVIGGHSESVNITFQKKPSVDRISEILSKTKGIVVQDDPQKNIYPMPLYAHGKDEVFVGRIREDFSFQNSINIWIVSDNLRKGAATNAVQIAEYLINKKYV; this is encoded by the coding sequence ATGAAACTAGGAATAGTTGGTGTTACAGGATTGGTTGGACGTGTAATGGTAGATGTTTTAGAAAAAACAAATTTTCCAATTAAAAAATTATATTTTTCTGCTTCTGAAAAATCTATAGGGAAAGAATTCTTTTTCAAGAAAAGAACATATAAGATTATTAGTTTACATGATTTATTTTTAAAAAAACCGAATATTGTTTTATTTTCAGCAGGTTCAAGTATATCAAGAGAATGGGCTCCAAGATTTGAAAAAGTAGGATCAAAAATTATAGATAATTCTTCTGCGTGGAGAATGGATCCTGAAAAAAAATTGATTGTCCCTGAAATTAACGCTTCTTCTTTAGAAAAAAAAGACAACATTATTGCTAACCCTAACTGTTCTACAATACAACTGGTAATGGTTTTATTTCCATTGCATATAGAATACAAAATTCAGAGAGTGGTTATCTCTACTTATCAGTCAGTAACAGGTACAGGAAAAAAAGCTTTGAATCAATTAAATCAAGAAAAAGAAGGAGCTTCTAATATCCATAAAATATATCCGTATTCTATTTATCAAAATGTTTTACCTCATTGTGATTCTTTTACAGAAAATAATTATACAATAGAGGAAATGAAACTTATCAAAGAAACAAAAAAAATAATCAATGATCAGAACATAGCTATTACAGCAACAGCTGTCCGTGTTCCCGTTATAGGAGGGCACTCAGAAAGTGTAAATATTACATTTCAAAAAAAACCTAGTGTAGATCGTATTTCTGAAATTTTATCTAAAACAAAAGGAATAGTTGTTCAAGATGATCCCCAAAAAAATATTTATCCTATGCCATTATATGCACACGGAAAAGATGAAGTATTTGTAGGTAGAATACGAGAAGATTTTTCATTTCAAAATTCTATAAATATATGGATAGTATCTGATAATCTTCGTAAAGGAGCTGCAACAAATGCTGTTCAAATTGCAGAATATTTGATAAATAAAAAATATGTTTAG
- the gmk gene encoding guanylate kinase, which translates to MKKRKMIILSGSSGSGKTTISHYLLSKFPDLKFSVSCTTRSIRKNEKNRKDYYFISVNSFIYKVKKNQFAEWEEVYPKLFYGTLKNEISKIFRSNKHVLFDVDVKGGLNLKKQYPNNSLSIFIMVNSIKILKERLIMRNSDLSDKQINTRLNKVEKENSYAKLFDFVLFNIDLFQTKKKAIQLVSNFIYG; encoded by the coding sequence ATGAAAAAAAGAAAAATGATCATTTTATCAGGTTCCTCTGGATCTGGAAAAACTACTATTTCACATTATTTACTTTCAAAATTTCCAGATTTAAAATTTTCTGTATCATGTACCACACGATCAATTCGAAAGAATGAAAAAAATAGAAAAGATTATTATTTTATATCCGTGAATAGTTTCATTTATAAAGTCAAAAAAAATCAATTTGCAGAGTGGGAAGAAGTTTATCCTAAATTATTTTATGGAACCTTAAAGAACGAAATTTCAAAAATTTTTAGATCAAACAAACATGTTTTGTTTGACGTAGATGTAAAAGGAGGGTTAAATTTAAAAAAACAATATCCCAATAATTCTCTATCTATATTTATTATGGTCAATTCAATAAAAATTCTAAAAGAAAGACTTATAATGAGAAATTCTGATCTATCGGATAAACAAATAAACACACGTTTAAACAAAGTAGAAAAAGAAAATAGTTATGCAAAATTATTTGATTTTGTTCTGTTTAACATAGATTTATTTCAAACAAAGAAAAAAGCAATTCAACTAGTTTCTAATTTTATCTACGGATAA
- a CDS encoding RpiB/LacA/LacB family sugar-phosphate isomerase, whose product MRIAIGSDHTGVYYKSLINNFLTEIGYEIKDFGFSKYGEKVDYPDFIHPTAEFVENGKANFGIIICGSGNGAAMTANKYKKIRAALVWKKEVAFLARKHNNANVISLPARFLDENEVLEIIETFLRTDFEGGRHRIRINKIPIIYNPQ is encoded by the coding sequence ATGAGAATAGCAATAGGATCTGACCATACAGGCGTGTATTACAAATCCTTGATAAACAATTTTTTAACAGAAATAGGATACGAAATTAAAGATTTTGGATTTTCCAAATATGGAGAAAAAGTTGATTATCCTGATTTTATTCATCCTACAGCTGAATTTGTAGAAAATGGAAAGGCGAATTTTGGGATTATTATATGTGGAAGTGGAAATGGGGCGGCTATGACTGCTAATAAATATAAAAAAATTCGTGCTGCTTTGGTATGGAAAAAAGAAGTTGCTTTTTTAGCAAGAAAACATAATAACGCTAATGTTATCAGTCTCCCTGCACGTTTTTTAGATGAAAATGAGGTTTTGGAAATTATAGAAACATTTTTAAGAACCGATTTTGAAGGAGGAAGACATAGAATCAGAATAAATAAAATACCAATAATTTATAATCCTCAGTAG
- a CDS encoding phosphoglycerate kinase, whose amino-acid sequence MLEDIKTIDDFDFKDQIVLIRVDFNVPVDKYHQITDDTRIQSSLPTIQNIISRKGRIVLISHFGRPKGIPSQIYSLKFLTSFLSKKLKFPVKFYEDCIGEKVEKKVSELKNGEILLLENLRFHKEEEEENENFAFQLSKLGNIYVNDAFGVSHRLHTSITVLPKFFGEKKCIGLLMQKEFQFLKKFFSGKGEKPITVLLGGSKISSKIEIIENLIDFADHILIGGAMSYPFIKMKGGEIGNSFLEKDKKIEKILKNILDKCKEKNKENILSFPKDVVISDSFENTSNTKISPIDSIPNGWMGLDIGPSSIKNFCNIIEKSKTILWNGPVGVFELANFSLGTKSIAKKIAKVTEKGAFSLVGGGDSISSLKMEKCDKKISYLSTGGGALLESLKNKILPGIKAIINT is encoded by the coding sequence ATGTTAGAGGATATAAAAACTATTGATGATTTTGATTTCAAAGATCAAATAGTATTAATTAGAGTAGATTTTAATGTTCCTGTAGATAAATATCATCAAATAACAGATGACACTCGTATTCAATCTAGTCTTCCTACTATTCAAAATATTATTTCTAGAAAAGGAAGAATAGTCCTTATTTCTCATTTTGGAAGACCTAAAGGGATCCCTTCTCAAATTTATTCCTTAAAATTTTTAACTTCTTTTTTATCCAAAAAATTGAAATTTCCTGTAAAATTTTATGAGGATTGCATAGGAGAAAAAGTTGAAAAAAAAGTTAGTGAATTAAAAAATGGTGAAATTTTATTATTGGAAAATCTTCGTTTTCACAAAGAAGAAGAAGAGGAAAATGAAAATTTTGCTTTTCAATTATCAAAATTAGGAAATATTTATGTAAATGATGCTTTTGGAGTTTCTCATCGTTTACATACTTCTATTACTGTTCTTCCTAAATTTTTTGGAGAAAAAAAATGTATAGGACTTCTTATGCAAAAAGAATTTCAATTTTTGAAGAAATTTTTTTCAGGAAAAGGAGAAAAACCAATTACAGTTTTATTGGGAGGATCAAAAATTTCTTCAAAAATTGAAATTATTGAAAATCTCATTGATTTCGCAGATCATATATTAATAGGAGGAGCAATGTCTTATCCTTTTATCAAAATGAAGGGGGGGGAAATAGGAAACTCTTTTCTTGAAAAAGATAAAAAAATTGAAAAAATATTAAAAAATATTCTTGATAAGTGTAAAGAAAAAAACAAAGAAAATATTTTGTCTTTTCCAAAAGATGTTGTTATTTCTGATTCATTCGAAAACACATCGAATACTAAAATTTCTCCTATTGATTCTATTCCAAATGGATGGATGGGGTTAGATATAGGCCCTTCTTCTATAAAAAACTTTTGCAATATTATAGAAAAATCAAAAACCATTTTATGGAATGGACCAGTAGGAGTTTTCGAATTAGCTAATTTTTCTTTAGGAACCAAATCTATAGCAAAAAAAATTGCAAAAGTAACTGAAAAAGGAGCTTTTTCTTTAGTGGGAGGCGGCGATTCTATTTCCTCACTAAAAATGGAAAAATGTGATAAAAAAATCAGTTATTTATCTACCGGAGGAGGAGCTTTGTTAGAGAGTTTGAAAAATAAAATACTTCCTGGAATAAAAGCTATTATAAACACATAA
- a CDS encoding superoxide dismutase, protein MSFKLPKLSYSYKDFEPYIDRKTMEIHYNKHHASYTNNLNQSISGTEMMNITIEEILRRACMETPAVRNNSGGFYNHNLFWEILIPHSEYTDPSTFLNEVFLKNFNSFESFKNQFSTAASNRFGSGWAWLCVKGNKLSICSTANQDNPIMSGIGCEGTPILGLDVWEHAYYLQYQNRRLDYISSFWNIINWKKVEENYNKIVNNFHG, encoded by the coding sequence ATGTCATTTAAACTTCCAAAATTATCTTATTCATATAAGGATTTTGAACCTTATATAGATCGAAAAACTATGGAAATTCATTATAATAAACATCATGCCTCTTATACAAACAATTTGAATCAATCTATTTCTGGAACAGAAATGATGAATATTACTATAGAAGAAATTCTAAGAAGAGCATGTATGGAAACTCCAGCAGTACGTAATAATAGTGGAGGTTTTTATAATCATAATCTTTTTTGGGAGATATTAATTCCTCATTCAGAGTATACAGACCCTAGTACATTTCTAAATGAAGTTTTTTTAAAAAATTTCAATTCTTTTGAATCTTTTAAAAATCAATTTTCTACTGCCGCATCTAATCGTTTTGGTTCAGGATGGGCTTGGTTATGTGTAAAAGGAAACAAATTGTCAATTTGTTCTACAGCAAATCAAGATAATCCTATTATGTCTGGAATAGGCTGTGAAGGAACTCCTATATTAGGATTAGATGTTTGGGAACATGCTTATTATTTACAATATCAAAATCGTCGTTTAGACTACATTTCTTCTTTTTGGAATATTATTAATTGGAAAAAAGTAGAAGAAAATTATAATAAAATTGTAAATAATTTTCATGGGTAA
- the folB gene encoding dihydroneopterin aldolase → MGKIILENIRLFGYHGCMPEEKCVGSHYTTNIEIELNLNQASIHDDLSKTVDYVHLYYLVEEEMKINSKLIEHLAQRIIQRIRKKYKEFIIKHIKVKICKENPPLQGDVDRVCVILDD, encoded by the coding sequence ATGGGTAAAATAATCCTAGAAAATATCAGATTATTTGGATATCATGGATGTATGCCTGAAGAAAAATGTGTTGGTTCTCATTATACTACTAACATAGAAATCGAATTAAATCTTAATCAAGCTTCCATTCATGACGATTTATCAAAAACTGTTGATTATGTTCATTTATATTATCTTGTGGAAGAGGAAATGAAGATTAATTCTAAACTAATAGAACATTTAGCACAAAGAATAATTCAAAGAATTAGAAAAAAATATAAAGAATTTATAATAAAACATATAAAAGTAAAAATTTGTAAAGAAAATCCTCCACTACAAGGAGACGTAGATAGAGTTTGTGTTATTTTAGATGACTAA
- a CDS encoding uroporphyrinogen-III synthase — MKINNILISQPLTGGSDSPYLELSKNKNVKIDFRSFIEVKGASSSDVRKQKINFSDFTVVLFISKKSVDHYFRLAESMRFKVPISMRYVCQTKTIAYYLQKYIVYRKRKIHIGNKSFQDIIPYIKKHPKEKFLLPSSDILKPEIPNMLNKLNLFWKRAILYKTNSSDLSDLKHICYDILVFFSPAEIKSLFENFPKFDQKGIKIATFGKNTLDAAAKAGLKIDIKVPTPEFPSMSMALEKYIKKLNTLKY; from the coding sequence ATGAAGATAAATAACATTCTTATTTCACAACCTCTCACAGGGGGCTCTGATTCCCCATACTTAGAACTCAGTAAAAACAAAAATGTAAAAATCGATTTTAGATCTTTTATAGAAGTCAAAGGAGCATCGTCTAGTGATGTAAGAAAACAAAAAATAAATTTTTCTGATTTTACTGTAGTTCTTTTTATAAGTAAAAAATCTGTAGATCATTATTTCAGATTAGCGGAATCTATGCGTTTTAAAGTTCCAATCTCTATGAGATACGTCTGTCAGACAAAAACAATTGCTTATTACTTACAAAAGTACATTGTCTATAGAAAAAGGAAAATTCATATTGGAAATAAATCATTTCAAGATATAATACCCTATATAAAGAAACATCCAAAAGAAAAATTTCTTTTACCTTCTTCAGATATTTTAAAACCGGAAATTCCAAACATGTTAAATAAACTAAATCTTTTTTGGAAAAGAGCTATATTATATAAAACCAATTCCAGTGATTTATCTGATTTAAAACACATATGCTATGATATTTTGGTCTTTTTCAGTCCAGCAGAAATCAAATCTTTGTTTGAAAATTTTCCTAAATTTGATCAAAAAGGTATAAAAATTGCGACTTTTGGAAAAAACACTTTAGATGCTGCCGCTAAAGCAGGATTAAAAATAGATATAAAAGTACCAACGCCAGAATTTCCTTCTATGTCCATGGCTTTAGAAAAATATATCAAAAAACTAAACACACTAAAATATTGA